A single region of the Streptomyces sp. ITFR-16 genome encodes:
- a CDS encoding serine protease, with protein sequence MGSGDRATLVRLCDPAGRPRGTGFVADDRGTVVTSHEAVDGLPHLVLHGADGRSHRVEAHDITALPELDLALLPTGGADALGVPPLPVSRRERIDPGTYVTIAAHGWREARVLGPAPVTYTARGRSTHRIERALELALGTDGSDALRLGGTAVGGPVLDPGSGAVIAVLGVALRAGHAAAGCAVHLAGVCQDGPLEELLRRNAMTVPGYGDDLNLAGALQLTAMSVGSAGGHGDGGHEPVERPDVLAESDAFAEAGEPAVVLGLVGEPGTGRTTELAALAARRARGPVPALTLWLRGADLLADDTSVADAIGRTLRQAGRIVSSAGAVGDMGGATPERVARLAADSGSPLLVLLDGPEEMPPVLAHRLARWTAGSVDWLRTHGARLVVACRPEHWETAGAFWPPDALHRPARPARRLPPSVRIGDFTAGQAERARELYDLPPDALAVGHDRHPLTLRLLAEVRAALPGHTPGRLDTEQVFGAHLDLMCLRIAVRIAAECRPAPRGAAVRRLAARVAGQVHEAARRCLGPGQGELDRASFEEIFPWRPGWASAVLTEGLLVPAGAGYRFAHEELGDWVQGAHLDLDAALRSLVHRWHAEPVAREGSDRAAHEADDRVPQPRRAGAPAPATAPDPETAPAEPRSLPVPRHRIGPVIQALLLLGRRQGPAALAHRLADLIDALDRLPDRPATGEDEGADSPEDAHGHGAPPLTDPRWWAAHLLCETLLRVPDARPHLGVLRLLAGRIVRSSAEAGGGGPRGAYAEFGPWFWRRLRLPEADRMDLFRRLVPADGPPRGEADTGGDGRFLDAVARRLAAHPRTLQPLLCAWFTDEHPLTSHTDVAMRPTVAAAAQALLYARRDLAVDDLADALVSAGHPRAGELLAALAEDEPAALCRAVERWSRDEEHPARRAAAASYGTLVAPYLTEDTDRAVLRRAALALLARPADGELHGPALALLLADPRTRDRYLPQALRAFAADGPRLSAAALAVALPTHPEPVLAAYRDRLTRPGSGAGDVLRALAGIDAPELTLHAAGLVRAYVDSHPADTSDTAAYLDRRLEHGPAARALLLPLLTGLLRGRPAPAPVRGALAGVLASPGSPASQHTRDELLEVLLDFEQGGAYRDPVVLEALLRAAATGCAGRAPARTRALVHRTGMLLVRTPEGAGLFDRRLVALAREVPGFGALVMGWLADAPQEWAAVVGPSTRHTVEALGAPGAPMPMPMQAAGREHGSLRPA encoded by the coding sequence ATGGGAAGCGGGGACCGGGCAACACTGGTACGACTGTGCGATCCGGCCGGCCGGCCGCGGGGGACCGGATTCGTCGCGGACGACCGGGGCACGGTCGTGACCAGTCACGAGGCGGTCGACGGCCTCCCGCACCTCGTCCTGCACGGCGCGGACGGCCGCAGCCACCGCGTCGAGGCCCACGACATCACCGCCCTGCCGGAGCTGGACCTCGCACTGCTGCCCACCGGGGGAGCGGACGCGCTGGGCGTCCCGCCGCTGCCGGTGTCCCGGCGGGAGCGCATCGACCCCGGTACGTACGTGACCATCGCCGCCCACGGCTGGCGCGAGGCGCGCGTCCTGGGCCCCGCACCGGTGACGTACACCGCCCGGGGCCGCAGCACCCACCGGATCGAACGCGCGCTGGAACTCGCGCTCGGCACGGACGGCAGCGACGCGCTCCGGCTCGGCGGCACCGCCGTGGGCGGGCCCGTCCTCGACCCCGGCAGCGGGGCGGTCATCGCCGTCCTGGGCGTCGCGCTGCGCGCCGGGCACGCGGCCGCCGGCTGTGCGGTCCACCTCGCCGGGGTCTGCCAGGACGGTCCGCTGGAGGAGCTGCTGCGGCGCAACGCCATGACCGTCCCCGGCTACGGCGACGACCTGAACCTGGCGGGGGCCCTGCAGCTCACCGCCATGTCCGTGGGCTCGGCCGGCGGACACGGCGACGGCGGCCACGAGCCGGTGGAGCGGCCGGACGTCCTGGCCGAGTCCGACGCGTTCGCGGAGGCGGGGGAGCCCGCCGTGGTCCTCGGCCTCGTCGGCGAGCCCGGCACGGGCCGCACCACCGAACTCGCCGCGCTCGCCGCCCGCCGGGCCAGGGGCCCGGTGCCCGCGCTCACGCTGTGGCTGCGCGGCGCCGATCTGCTGGCCGACGACACCTCCGTGGCCGACGCGATCGGCCGCACGCTCCGGCAGGCGGGGCGCATCGTCAGCTCGGCGGGTGCCGTCGGCGACATGGGAGGCGCCACCCCCGAGCGGGTGGCGCGGCTCGCCGCCGACTCCGGCAGCCCGCTGCTGGTCCTGCTGGACGGCCCCGAGGAGATGCCGCCCGTCCTCGCCCACCGGCTGGCCCGCTGGACGGCCGGCTCGGTCGACTGGCTCCGGACGCACGGTGCCCGGCTGGTCGTCGCCTGCCGGCCGGAGCACTGGGAGACCGCCGGGGCGTTCTGGCCGCCCGACGCGCTGCACCGCCCGGCCAGGCCCGCCCGGCGGCTGCCCCCGTCCGTCCGCATCGGCGACTTCACCGCAGGCCAGGCGGAGCGCGCCCGGGAGCTCTACGACCTGCCGCCCGACGCGCTCGCCGTCGGCCACGACCGGCACCCCCTCACCCTGCGCCTGCTGGCGGAGGTCCGCGCTGCCCTGCCCGGCCACACCCCCGGACGGCTCGACACGGAGCAGGTCTTCGGCGCCCATCTGGACCTGATGTGCCTGCGCATCGCGGTCCGGATCGCCGCCGAGTGCCGTCCCGCACCACGCGGCGCGGCGGTGCGGCGGCTGGCGGCGCGGGTGGCCGGACAGGTCCACGAGGCGGCCCGCCGCTGTCTGGGCCCCGGGCAGGGCGAGCTGGACCGGGCCTCGTTCGAGGAGATCTTCCCCTGGCGCCCGGGCTGGGCGTCGGCGGTGCTCACGGAAGGTCTCCTGGTCCCGGCGGGAGCGGGCTACCGCTTCGCGCACGAGGAGCTGGGCGACTGGGTCCAGGGCGCCCATCTGGACCTGGACGCGGCGCTCAGGTCGCTGGTGCACCGCTGGCATGCGGAGCCGGTGGCGCGGGAGGGCAGTGACCGGGCGGCCCACGAGGCCGACGACCGGGTGCCGCAGCCACGCAGGGCCGGGGCGCCCGCGCCCGCGACCGCACCGGACCCGGAAACCGCCCCGGCGGAGCCGCGCAGTCTCCCCGTGCCCCGGCACCGCATCGGCCCGGTGATCCAGGCCCTGCTTCTGCTGGGCCGCCGCCAGGGCCCGGCCGCGCTGGCCCACCGCCTGGCCGACCTGATCGACGCCCTGGACCGGCTCCCGGACCGGCCGGCCACGGGGGAGGACGAGGGGGCGGACAGCCCGGAGGACGCCCACGGGCACGGCGCGCCGCCGCTCACCGACCCCCGCTGGTGGGCCGCCCATCTGCTCTGCGAGACGCTGCTCCGCGTCCCCGACGCCCGCCCGCACCTCGGCGTGCTCCGGCTGCTCGCCGGGCGCATCGTCCGCAGCTCCGCCGAGGCCGGCGGGGGCGGACCCCGGGGCGCGTACGCGGAGTTCGGGCCGTGGTTCTGGCGGCGGCTCCGGCTGCCCGAGGCGGACCGGATGGATCTGTTCCGCCGGCTCGTGCCCGCCGACGGCCCGCCGCGCGGCGAGGCCGACACCGGGGGCGACGGACGGTTCCTGGACGCCGTGGCCCGCAGGCTCGCCGCCCATCCGCGTACGCTTCAGCCGCTGCTGTGCGCCTGGTTCACCGACGAGCACCCGCTCACCTCCCACACGGACGTCGCCATGCGGCCGACCGTCGCGGCCGCCGCGCAGGCGCTGCTCTACGCCCGCCGCGACCTCGCCGTGGACGACCTCGCCGACGCGCTCGTCTCGGCCGGCCACCCCCGCGCCGGCGAACTGCTCGCCGCACTGGCCGAGGACGAACCGGCCGCGCTGTGCCGGGCCGTCGAGCGGTGGTCCCGCGACGAGGAGCACCCCGCCCGGCGCGCCGCCGCCGCCTCGTACGGGACGCTCGTCGCCCCGTACCTGACCGAGGACACGGACCGCGCCGTGCTGCGGCGGGCCGCGCTCGCCCTGCTGGCCCGGCCGGCCGACGGCGAGCTGCACGGGCCGGCGCTCGCCCTGCTCCTCGCCGACCCCCGGACCCGGGACCGCTATCTGCCGCAGGCCCTGCGTGCCTTCGCCGCAGACGGGCCGCGGCTGTCCGCCGCCGCGCTCGCCGTCGCCCTGCCCACCCACCCGGAGCCCGTGCTCGCCGCCTACCGGGACCGGCTCACCCGGCCCGGGAGCGGCGCGGGCGACGTGCTCCGCGCGCTCGCCGGCATCGACGCGCCCGAGCTGACACTGCACGCCGCCGGGCTCGTCCGCGCCTATGTCGACAGCCACCCCGCGGACACCTCGGACACCGCCGCCTACCTCGACCGCAGGCTGGAGCACGGGCCCGCCGCACGCGCCCTGCTGCTTCCCCTGCTCACCGGGCTGCTCCGGGGCCGCCCGGCGCCCGCGCCCGTCAGGGGAGCGCTCGCCGGAGTGCTCGCCTCGCCCGGCAGCCCGGCCTCCCAGCACACGCGCGACGAGCTGCTGGAAGTCCTGCTGGACTTCGAGCAGGGCGGCGCCTACCGGGACCCGGTCGTGCTGGAGGCGCTGCTGCGGGCCGCCGCGACCGGTTGCGCCGGGCGGGCACCGGCCCGCACCAGGGCGCTGGTGCACCGGACGGGGATGCTGCTGGTCCGTACGCCCGAAGGGGCCGGGCTGTTCGACCGGCGGCTGGTCGCACTCGCCCGTGAGGTCCCCGGATTCGGCGCGCTGGTCATGGGGTGGCTGGCCGACGCCCCGCAGGAGTGGGCGGCGGTCGTCGGCCCCAGCACCCGGCACACGGTCGAGGCCCTCGGGGCTCCGGGGGCCCCGATGCCCATGCCGATGCAGGCCGCAGGGCGTGAGCATGGCAGTCTTAGACCTGCGTAA
- the truB gene encoding tRNA pseudouridine(55) synthase TruB, which yields MTAQNRTPDGLVIVDKPSGFTSHDVVAKMRGIARTRRVGHAGTLDPMATGVLVLGVEKATKLLGHLALTEKEYLGTIRLGQNTVTDDAEGEITSSTDASAVTREGIDAGVAALTGPIMQVPSKVSAIKIDGKRSYARVRGGEEFEIPARPVTISSFRVYDVREAVAEDGTPVVDLVVSVVCSSGTYIRAIARDLGAGLGVGGHLTALRRTRVGPYGIDAARTLDQHQEELTVMPVAEAAASAFPRWDVDDKRAKLLLNGVRLDMPAYPPGPVAVFGPDGRFLVLVEEQKGKAKSLAVFG from the coding sequence ATGACAGCGCAGAACAGGACGCCGGACGGCCTTGTCATCGTCGACAAGCCGTCCGGCTTCACTTCGCACGACGTCGTCGCCAAGATGCGCGGCATCGCCCGGACCCGCCGTGTCGGCCACGCCGGCACGCTGGACCCGATGGCGACGGGCGTGCTCGTGCTCGGCGTCGAGAAGGCCACCAAGCTCCTGGGCCATCTCGCGCTGACCGAGAAGGAGTACCTCGGTACGATCCGGCTCGGCCAGAACACCGTCACGGACGACGCGGAGGGCGAGATCACCTCGTCCACCGACGCCTCCGCCGTGACGCGCGAAGGCATCGACGCGGGTGTCGCCGCGCTGACCGGCCCCATCATGCAGGTGCCCTCCAAGGTCAGCGCCATCAAGATCGACGGCAAGCGGTCCTACGCGCGGGTGCGCGGCGGCGAGGAGTTCGAGATCCCGGCCCGGCCGGTGACCATCTCGTCCTTCCGTGTCTACGACGTCCGCGAGGCCGTCGCCGAGGACGGCACCCCGGTGGTCGACCTGGTCGTCTCGGTGGTCTGCTCGTCCGGTACGTACATCCGGGCCATCGCCCGCGATCTCGGGGCGGGACTCGGCGTGGGCGGTCATCTGACCGCGCTGCGGCGTACGCGCGTCGGGCCGTACGGGATCGATGCCGCGCGGACGCTGGACCAGCACCAGGAGGAGCTGACCGTGATGCCGGTGGCCGAGGCCGCCGCTTCGGCGTTCCCCCGCTGGGACGTCGACGACAAGCGCGCCAAGCTGCTGCTGAACGGCGTCCGTCTGGACATGCCCGCGTATCCGCCGGGGCCGGTCGCGGTCTTCGGTCCGGACGGGCGGTTCCTGGTGCTCGTCGAGGAGCAGAAGGGCAAGGCCAAGAGCCTCGCCGTCTTCGGCTGA
- the rbfA gene encoding 30S ribosome-binding factor RbfA, protein MADNARAKKLADLIQEVVAEKLQRGIKDPRLGTHVTITDTRVTGDLREATVFYTVYGDDEERASAAAGLESAKGILRSAVGAAAGTKFTPTLAFVADALPENAKAIEDLLDRARASDAKVREASSGATYAGDADPYRKPEDDTDEDTASE, encoded by the coding sequence GTGGCCGACAACGCGCGGGCGAAGAAGCTGGCGGACCTCATCCAGGAGGTGGTCGCCGAGAAACTGCAGCGTGGAATCAAGGACCCGCGCCTGGGGACGCACGTGACCATCACGGACACCCGGGTCACCGGCGACCTGCGGGAGGCCACGGTCTTCTACACGGTCTACGGGGACGACGAGGAGCGGGCGAGCGCGGCGGCCGGCCTGGAGAGCGCCAAGGGCATCCTGCGCTCGGCGGTCGGTGCGGCGGCGGGGACCAAGTTCACCCCCACGCTCGCCTTCGTGGCGGACGCGCTGCCCGAGAACGCCAAGGCGATCGAGGACCTCCTCGACCGGGCCCGGGCCTCGGACGCCAAGGTGCGCGAGGCGTCCTCGGGTGCCACGTACGCCGGCGACGCGGACCCGTACCGCAAGCCGGAGGACGACACCGACGAGGACACCGCCTCCGAATGA
- a CDS encoding DUF503 domain-containing protein, translating into MYVGTLSFDLLLGDVRSLKEKRSIVRPIVAELQRKYAVSAAETGGQDLHRRAEIGLAVVSGDTGHLTDVLDRCERLVAGRPEVELLSVRRRLHSDEDD; encoded by the coding sequence ATGTATGTGGGGACACTGTCCTTCGATCTGCTTCTCGGCGACGTACGGTCGCTGAAGGAGAAGCGCTCCATAGTCCGCCCGATCGTTGCCGAGCTCCAGCGCAAGTACGCGGTGAGCGCGGCGGAGACGGGCGGTCAGGACCTCCATCGCAGGGCCGAGATCGGCCTCGCCGTGGTCTCCGGGGACACCGGACACCTCACAGACGTGCTCGACCGGTGCGAGCGTTTGGTCGCCGGCCGGCCGGAAGTGGAGCTGCTGTCCGTACGACGGCGGCTGCACAGCGACGAAGACGATTGA
- the infB gene encoding translation initiation factor IF-2 — protein MAKVRVYELAKEFGVESKVVMAKLQELGEFVRSASSTIEAPVVRKLTDALQGPGGNAGKSAAKPGAPRKAAPAKPAAPSPAAAARPAAPKPGAPAPKPAAAEAPASSTPAAPAAPSAGPRPGPKPAPKAAPVTPVPAAEFSAPAPAQPAAPQQQTPRPAGATPGPRPARPAPAGGQRDGGRGGERGAERPARPAGQGAPRPGGARPAGPRPGNNPFTSGGSTGMSRPQAPRPGGAPRPGGGQERPGAPRPQGGPGGAPRPQGQGGARPSPGGMPRPQAPRPGGAPGAGGNRPNPGMMPQRPAAGPRPGGGPGGGRGPGGGGGRPGGGGGAGRPGGGGFAGRPAGPGGGGGGFAGRPGGGGGGAGRPGGGGGFGGRPGFGGRPGGPGGRGGTQGAFGRPGGPARRGRKSKRQRRQEYEAMQAPSVGGVMLPRGNGQAVRLSRGASLTDFAEKINANPASLVGVMMNLGEMVTATQSVSDETLKLLADEMNFVLEIVSPEEEDRELLESFDIEFGEDEGGEEALVSRPPVVTVMGHVDHGKTRLLDAIRKTNVIAGEAGGITQHIGAYQVSSEVNGEDRRITFIDTPGHEAFTAMRARGAKSTDIAILVVAANDGVMPQTIEALNHAKAADVPIVVAVNKIDVEGADPTKVRGQLTEFGLVAEEYGGDTMFVDISAKQGLNIEALLEAVVLTADASLDLRANPEQDAQGIAIESHLDRGRGAVATVLVQRGTLRVGDTMVVGDAYGRVRAMLDDKGENVEEAGPSTPVLVLGLTNVPGAGDNFLVVDEDRTARQIAEKRAARERNANFARKGVRFSLENLDEALKAGLVQELNLIIKGDASGSVEALESSLLQLDVGEEVDIRVLHRGVGAVTESDIDLATGSDAIVIGFNVRAAGRAAQMADREGVDVRYYSVIYQAIEEIEAALKGMLKPEYEEVELGTAEIREIFRSSKLGNIAGVLVRSGEVKRNTKARLLRDGKVIAENLNISGLRRFKDDVTEIREGFEGGINLGNYNDIKIDDVIATYEMREKPRG, from the coding sequence GTGGCTAAGGTCCGGGTATACGAACTCGCCAAGGAGTTCGGCGTAGAGAGCAAGGTCGTCATGGCCAAGCTCCAAGAACTCGGTGAATTCGTACGTTCGGCGTCCTCGACGATCGAGGCGCCGGTTGTACGCAAGTTGACTGATGCACTGCAGGGGCCCGGCGGCAACGCCGGCAAGTCCGCTGCCAAGCCCGGCGCGCCCCGCAAGGCCGCGCCCGCCAAGCCCGCAGCGCCCTCCCCGGCCGCTGCGGCACGTCCCGCTGCCCCGAAGCCCGGCGCCCCGGCCCCCAAGCCGGCCGCAGCCGAGGCCCCGGCGAGCAGCACCCCCGCCGCACCTGCCGCGCCGTCCGCCGGTCCGCGTCCGGGCCCCAAGCCCGCGCCGAAGGCCGCCCCGGTCACCCCGGTGCCCGCAGCCGAGTTCTCGGCTCCCGCCCCGGCCCAGCCGGCCGCGCCGCAGCAGCAGACCCCGCGTCCCGCGGGTGCCACCCCGGGTCCCCGCCCCGCCCGTCCGGCTCCGGCCGGCGGTCAGCGTGACGGTGGCCGAGGTGGCGAGCGTGGCGCCGAGCGCCCCGCACGTCCCGCCGGTCAGGGCGCCCCGCGCCCCGGCGGCGCACGTCCGGCCGGTCCCCGTCCGGGCAACAACCCCTTCACCTCCGGTGGCTCGACGGGCATGTCCCGTCCGCAGGCACCCCGTCCCGGCGGCGCCCCGCGTCCCGGTGGCGGCCAGGAGCGCCCCGGCGCCCCGCGTCCGCAGGGCGGCCCCGGCGGCGCCCCGCGCCCGCAGGGCCAGGGCGGCGCACGTCCGTCTCCGGGCGGCATGCCGCGCCCGCAGGCTCCTCGTCCCGGCGGCGCCCCCGGCGCCGGCGGTAACCGTCCGAACCCGGGCATGATGCCGCAGCGTCCCGCTGCGGGTCCGCGTCCCGGTGGTGGCCCCGGCGGTGGCCGCGGTCCCGGTGGCGGCGGTGGCCGTCCCGGTGGCGGTGGCGGCGCAGGCCGTCCCGGTGGCGGCGGCTTCGCAGGCCGTCCGGCCGGTCCCGGCGGCGGTGGCGGCGGCTTCGCCGGCCGTCCCGGTGGCGGCGGTGGCGGCGCGGGCCGTCCCGGCGGTGGCGGCGGCTTCGGCGGTCGTCCCGGTTTCGGTGGCCGTCCGGGTGGTCCCGGTGGCCGCGGTGGCACGCAGGGCGCCTTCGGCCGTCCCGGCGGTCCCGCGCGTCGTGGCCGCAAGTCGAAGCGGCAGAGGCGCCAGGAGTACGAGGCCATGCAGGCCCCGTCGGTGGGCGGCGTCATGCTGCCCCGCGGCAACGGACAGGCCGTCCGGCTGTCGCGCGGTGCCTCCCTCACCGACTTCGCCGAGAAGATCAACGCCAACCCGGCGTCGCTCGTCGGCGTGATGATGAACCTCGGCGAGATGGTCACGGCCACGCAGTCCGTCTCCGACGAGACGCTGAAGCTCCTCGCGGACGAGATGAACTTCGTCCTGGAGATCGTCAGCCCGGAGGAGGAGGACCGCGAGCTGCTCGAGTCCTTCGACATCGAGTTCGGCGAGGACGAGGGCGGCGAAGAGGCCCTGGTCTCCCGTCCGCCGGTCGTCACCGTCATGGGTCACGTCGACCACGGCAAGACCCGACTGCTGGACGCGATCCGCAAGACGAACGTCATCGCGGGCGAGGCCGGCGGCATCACGCAGCACATCGGTGCCTACCAGGTCTCCTCCGAGGTCAACGGCGAGGACCGCCGGATCACCTTCATCGACACCCCGGGTCACGAGGCGTTCACCGCCATGCGTGCACGCGGTGCGAAGTCCACCGACATCGCGATCCTCGTGGTGGCGGCGAACGACGGTGTGATGCCCCAGACGATCGAGGCGCTGAACCACGCCAAGGCGGCCGACGTGCCGATCGTGGTCGCGGTCAACAAGATCGACGTCGAGGGTGCCGACCCGACCAAGGTGCGCGGTCAGCTCACCGAGTTCGGTCTGGTGGCCGAGGAGTACGGCGGCGACACGATGTTCGTCGACATCTCCGCCAAGCAGGGCCTCAACATCGAGGCACTGCTGGAGGCCGTCGTCCTCACCGCCGACGCCTCGCTCGACCTGCGGGCCAACCCGGAGCAGGACGCGCAGGGCATTGCGATCGAGTCCCACCTCGACCGCGGCCGCGGTGCCGTCGCGACCGTCCTCGTCCAGCGAGGCACGCTGCGCGTCGGCGACACGATGGTCGTGGGCGACGCCTACGGCCGTGTGCGCGCCATGCTCGACGACAAGGGCGAGAACGTCGAGGAAGCGGGTCCCTCGACCCCCGTCCTCGTGCTGGGTCTCACCAACGTCCCGGGCGCCGGCGACAACTTCCTGGTGGTCGACGAGGACCGTACGGCCCGTCAGATCGCCGAGAAGCGTGCCGCTCGTGAGCGCAACGCCAACTTCGCCCGCAAGGGTGTCCGGTTCTCCCTGGAGAACCTGGACGAGGCGCTCAAGGCCGGTCTGGTCCAGGAACTCAACCTCATCATCAAGGGCGACGCGTCCGGTTCGGTGGAGGCTCTCGAGTCCTCGCTGCTCCAGCTCGACGTCGGTGAAGAGGTCGACATCCGGGTCCTGCACCGCGGTGTGGGTGCGGTCACCGAGTCGGACATCGACCTGGCGACCGGCTCCGACGCCATCGTGATCGGCTTCAACGTGCGCGCCGCAGGGCGTGCCGCGCAGATGGCCGACCGCGAAGGTGTGGACGTCCGGTACTACTCGGTCATCTACCAGGCGATCGAAGAGATCGAAGCGGCCCTCAAGGGCATGCTCAAGCCGGAGTACGAAGAGGTCGAGCTCGGTACGGCGGAGATCCGCGAGATCTTCCGCTCGTCCAAGCTGGGCAACATCGCCGGTGTGCTGGTCCGGTCCGGAGAGGTCAAGCGCAACACCAAGGCGCGCCTGCTGCGCGATGGCAAGGTCATCGCGGAGAACCTCAACATCTCCGGTCTGCGCCGCTTCAAGGACGACGTCACCGAGATCCGCGAAGGCTTCGAGGGCGGTATCAACCTCGGAAACTACAACGACATCAAGATCGACGATGTCATCGCGACGTACGAGATGCGCGAGAAGCCGCGAGGCTGA
- a CDS encoding YlxR family protein: MSGRTHARACPERTCVGCRERAVKSALLRIVVDGDACVPDPRGTLPGRGAYVHPVPVCLDLAVRRRAFPRAFKAKGPFDPTAVQRFVERVTP; the protein is encoded by the coding sequence GTGTCTGGCCGGACGCACGCCCGCGCTTGCCCTGAGCGAACCTGTGTGGGATGCCGGGAGCGAGCGGTCAAGAGCGCGTTGCTGCGCATCGTGGTGGACGGGGACGCATGCGTCCCTGATCCTCGCGGTACGCTGCCCGGCCGGGGTGCCTATGTACACCCCGTCCCCGTCTGTCTGGACCTGGCGGTTCGCCGCCGGGCATTCCCCCGGGCCTTCAAGGCCAAGGGGCCGTTCGACCCCACCGCGGTACAGCGGTTCGTCGAGCGGGTGACACCGTAA
- the nusA gene encoding transcription termination factor NusA — protein sequence MDIDVKLLKGLAQDKEIPFDVLVEAIESALLIAYHRTDGSHRRARVKLDERGHVTVWAKEDPADLEEGQEPKEFDDTPSGFGRIAATTAKQVILQRLRDAEDDRTFGEYAGHEGDVVTGVVQQGKDPKNVLVDIGKLEAILPVQEQVPGEEYTHGLRLRTYVVRVAKGVRGPSVTLSRTHPNLVKKLFALEVPEIADGSVEICAIAREAGHRTKIAVRSTRSGLNAKGACIGPMGGRVRNVMAELHGEKIDIVDWSDDPAEMVANALSPARVSEVEVVDLGARSARVTVPDYQLSLAIGKEGQNARLAARLTGWRIDIRPDTETDAERDVADRERAERARERSERR from the coding sequence GTGGACATCGATGTGAAGCTTCTGAAGGGCTTGGCGCAGGACAAGGAGATCCCGTTCGACGTGCTCGTCGAGGCGATCGAGTCGGCCCTCCTCATCGCGTACCACCGCACGGACGGCAGCCACCGCCGGGCGCGCGTGAAGCTGGACGAGCGCGGCCATGTGACGGTGTGGGCGAAGGAGGACCCGGCCGATCTGGAGGAGGGCCAGGAGCCCAAGGAGTTCGACGACACCCCGTCGGGCTTCGGCCGGATCGCCGCGACCACCGCCAAGCAGGTCATCCTCCAGCGTCTGCGCGACGCCGAGGACGACCGGACGTTCGGGGAGTACGCGGGCCACGAGGGCGATGTCGTCACCGGCGTCGTCCAGCAGGGCAAGGACCCGAAGAACGTCCTGGTCGACATCGGCAAGCTGGAGGCCATCCTGCCGGTGCAGGAGCAGGTGCCGGGCGAGGAGTACACCCACGGCCTGCGGCTGCGCACCTATGTCGTCCGGGTCGCCAAGGGCGTGCGCGGCCCCTCGGTCACGCTCTCGCGGACCCACCCCAACCTGGTGAAGAAGCTCTTCGCGCTGGAGGTCCCCGAGATCGCCGACGGCTCCGTCGAGATCTGCGCGATCGCCCGCGAGGCCGGCCACCGCACCAAGATCGCTGTCCGCTCCACCCGCTCCGGCCTCAACGCCAAGGGCGCCTGCATCGGCCCGATGGGCGGGCGTGTGCGCAATGTCATGGCGGAGCTGCACGGCGAGAAGATCGACATCGTGGACTGGTCGGACGACCCGGCCGAGATGGTCGCCAACGCCCTGTCGCCCGCACGGGTGAGCGAGGTCGAGGTCGTTGACCTCGGCGCGCGCTCCGCCCGGGTCACCGTGCCCGACTACCAGCTGTCGCTGGCGATCGGCAAGGAGGGGCAGAACGCCCGTCTCGCCGCCCGCCTCACCGGCTGGCGCATCGACATCCGCCCGGACACCGAGACCGACGCCGAGCGCGATGTCGCCGACCGGGAGCGTGCCGAGCGGGCCCGGGAGCGCTCCGAGCGGCGCTGA
- the rimP gene encoding ribosome maturation factor RimP produces the protein MSTTQSERLRGLVEPLVSAEQLDLEEIEVSRAGRRRVLRIIVDSEEGVELDACADLSRAISAKLDETDAMGEDEYVLEVSSPGADRPLTEHRHYVRATGRLARLTLNEGGELVARILAVDEDGLDLEVPGVKGRKPTSRRIAFDEIAKARVELEFNRKDKKEEEA, from the coding sequence ATGAGCACCACCCAGAGCGAGAGGCTGCGCGGGCTGGTCGAACCGCTCGTCAGCGCCGAGCAGCTGGATCTGGAAGAGATCGAGGTGTCCCGGGCCGGCCGCCGCCGGGTGCTGCGGATCATCGTCGATTCCGAGGAGGGCGTCGAGCTCGACGCCTGCGCGGATCTGAGCCGCGCCATCTCCGCGAAGCTCGACGAGACCGACGCGATGGGCGAGGACGAGTACGTCCTGGAGGTCAGCTCGCCCGGTGCCGACCGCCCGCTGACGGAGCACCGCCACTACGTACGCGCCACCGGCCGGCTGGCCAGACTGACCCTGAACGAGGGCGGCGAGCTGGTGGCCCGCATCCTCGCGGTCGACGAGGACGGTCTCGATCTCGAGGTGCCGGGCGTCAAGGGCCGCAAGCCCACGTCCCGCCGGATCGCCTTCGACGAGATCGCCAAGGCGCGCGTGGAGCTGGAATTCAACCGCAAGGACAAGAAGGAAGAGGAGGCGTAG
- a CDS encoding ferritin-like domain-containing protein has product MSDDGTLDAAQAALAAEHAAVYGYGVAGGRVASARRAEATAAQHAHRARRDALVRTVRDLGGEPVAADAAYALPFAVPDTAAAVRLAAVLEDRVADVYSDLVRAAQGPLRRTAADALREAAVRAVRWRGSGVPFPGLAERAADGSGTDGTAAKAGSGAH; this is encoded by the coding sequence ATGAGCGACGACGGCACGCTGGACGCGGCCCAGGCGGCACTGGCCGCCGAACACGCCGCGGTGTACGGGTACGGGGTGGCAGGCGGCCGGGTCGCCTCGGCGCGCCGGGCCGAGGCCACCGCCGCCCAGCACGCCCACCGGGCCCGCCGGGACGCCCTGGTGCGCACGGTCCGCGACCTGGGCGGTGAGCCGGTCGCCGCCGACGCCGCGTACGCTCTGCCGTTCGCGGTGCCGGACACGGCCGCGGCGGTACGGCTCGCCGCCGTGCTGGAGGACCGGGTCGCGGATGTCTACTCCGACCTCGTACGGGCCGCTCAGGGGCCGTTGCGGCGGACGGCGGCGGACGCGCTGCGGGAGGCCGCGGTGCGTGCGGTCCGCTGGCGGGGCAGCGGCGTACCCTTTCCCGGGCTCGCCGAACGGGCGGCCGACGGATCCGGCACCGACGGGACCGCTGCGAAGGCCGGGTCCGGCGCGCACTGA